tatattttctatcgatatatttttgtaatatatcttacattatataattttttgcataattttttaatattatatatatgttattggcCTCTCCTGATAATATTTCTGGATTCGTCCCTGCCTGCAAAAACACTCCGACATTCAAGTTAGAATGGATCTTAGAGGTGTAGGTGAGAATTAGAAGTGTGTAACGTACCTGAGGAAGCTCCTAGCTCCCTTTATATAGTTTGTATTGTTAACTCATCTTATCTTATTGGTTAAGATAAGTGAAGTACTTGAATTTAAATGTTAATTTAGAGTTTGTGGCTATTGAGCTGAATTGATGGTTCAGTCTAAATAACTGGATTTATAATTGTTCTAATTTGGGTTTCAAAAATCAGGTTCGGAATAATGACTAAAAGTAATGGTTAAAAAAAGTTATGTAAACccttaaacattttttttataaattaaacaattattattttgtaaaaGTGATAAAAGCTATAGTCTATACTCTATATAGGGATGGTAATGGGTCCCATGGGGTGGGAATATGCCCCCGCCCCTCGTCTCCGTTACCCATAATCTGTCCCATTCTCGCGACGGGTAACGGAGATCCCGTATTTATCAGGGATCGGAGTCTTTGCAGAttctttaaaaagtaaaaaaaaatcagagaaataaaataaacctcaATTATCATTACTATCGTAATCTTTATCACCAACAATATTTAGTCATAACTCAGAAGTTCATAATCTATACCCAAACCAAGTCAATGAATCACAAAAaattactcaaatcataaaaacattTATATTCATGCTTCCAATTTGAATACAATCATATACCAAATTAATCAACCAGCCACATCAAACACCAATTTACATCCGGCCATCACTAATccaaatacaaaatttaaacaaaattcaCAAACTAACCATCAACTATCAAAGATCTTCTACAAACCCGCTTCAACTTTCATAAAAAACATAACCAACTCCTTCAaacattcaaaaattaatattttaaatattcaacTATCAAGAACCATATATCCTCAAAATATAACAATTAAAGTAAAATCATAAGATAATTGtttaaaattcaaagaaaatcacAGAAACCACAAGACAATTAATGAAAAAACAACAAATGCtttaagtaaataaaaattacagaaATCACTAAAAAAATAGCTTTTGTCTCTgcaaagaagatgaagaaggcgGCGGTGAAGAACGCTTCTGTCTCTGCCGAAGATGAAAATGGTGACGCTTCAACCTCCTCGTGACGAATCTGCGGAGCGAatctaagaaaaagaaagggaccAGAGCAAGGGCGGTGAGCAGCGGTGAGCGTGAAGGCAGTGAGAGTGGATAAGGGCGGTGAGCGGCGGTGAGCGGCGGTGAGCATGGAGGAGGGACGGAGAGGGAGAAGGAGAATCTGAGTTTTGAGAGGAGAGTGAGTGAGTGATGGGTGATAAAGAGGAAAGggttaggaattagggtttcaaAACTAATATATATACTAGAAATATTTTGGTCATTTTGTATATGCGGATATTATACGGGTCTCCATGGGGCGGAGAGCCGTTTATTTCGCGGATTCCCGTCTCCATCCCCGTCCCCGCCCCCCACGGGTGAAAAAATGTCCCTATTCCCATCTTCCGGCAAATAAATCCTCGCGAATACCCGTTCTGTCGAAAAAAATTGTCATCCCTAACTCTATAGACTATGTTACacaaaaaccaaaaagaaatattttttattattttgttgacCGTATTCATCAAACTCcaaattatgtttattaatgaGTAATAATTCATATGCagttatattaatataaaattaataattaaaaattattaaataataatttaataaaatatattaaattatttaatagttttaactattaacttcataaaaaaatttataaatttttattttattaatcatcaTATTGTTTGTGGGATTAAACTATCATGAATTAGCTTATTTTTTTTGGGCCTAAATTAATTGATGTCAACAAAAAAAAGGACTAAGACCCATATTACAACCTACGTACAACTGACTGATGAGATAAGAGATACAATAATATGGACTCTCGTGATCATNNNNNNNNNNNNNNNNNNNNNNNNNNNNNNNNNNNNNNNNNNNNNNNNNNNNNNNNNNNNNNNNNNNNNNNNNNNNNNNNNNNNNNNNNNNNNNNNNNNNNNNNNNNNNNNNNNNNNNNNNNNNNNNNNNNNNNNNNNNNNNNNNNNNNNNNNNNNNNNNNNNNNNNNNNNNNNNNNNNNNNNNNNNNNNNNNNNNNNNNNNNNNNNNNNNNNNNNNNNNNNNNNNNNNNNNNNNNNNNNNNNNNNNNNNNNNNNNNNNNNNNNNNNNNNNNNNNNNNNNNNNNNNNNNNNNNNNNNNNNNNNNNNNNNNNNNNNNNNNNNNNNNNNNNNNNNNNNNNNNNNNNNNNNGGAAGACTCTCTCTTTCCTTCGATTCGAGTGTTTCTCTTTGTCCCTCGAACAAGAACCACCGCCAGCTGCAGCGGTTACACCCGCCGCGAACGAATTCCCGTTCTGTATGTTCTCTCTATCTATCAATTAATTCTACTTTGATTTCTAGGGTTTATAGATCTATCCCCTCCGCTGGTCCAATTCTGTTGTGCCTTTCGATCGTGGAGTTCTCTCCGCTGGAAAATTGATCCTATCATTTGGGTTTTTCTTTTCTGCGAATTTCCAGCTTTAGTTCTTTCAGTCAACTCTTTCTGGGAGAACTTTCTTACCTTTGCGTTGGCTTTTTcgatcaatttttttctatgaACTTTCCTTTCGAGGTTTTGATAACTTTGTGATGCCGATTTTAGTTCATCTTAGATCAATTTCTCGATTAAATGTTACTACTTTTTCTTTCCCCCTTCTTGGTATTGGAAACAAAAATTCTCTCTTTGATCCCTGGTAAAGGAATACGTTATTATGGAATCGTCGGTCAATGTTTCTAGAGTCATTGACTGCGATCATAGTAAGAATTTGAGAAGGCAGTCTTATTTCAGCGTGTGGGGTGAGAGTCTGCTATGACggttttgaattgaatttccTTAATTGATATTGGGCCGATTAGTTTTTGTTCCATGAAAACTGTTAGTAAAATATGCTAGCTATGCATGCTACAGTTTTAGGTGTATTGGTGTTTTTCCTTAGTGTCTCGTGTAAATGTGAAATTTATATAGAGCAGATAAAGTGAACTGCTGTGCAGCATGTAGATATGATATGAAGATTTTCATTATTGACTTTTGCCTTGTCGTTCATTCCTCATTTATTTTGGGGGTGTGTGTAGTGCCTGTTGAGGTGCATCAATCATGTTTGGGCGTGGAGCAAGAAGGAGCAGCGATAACACCAAATATTATGATGTTCTCGGTGTTTCAAAAAACGCTAATGAAGATGAAATCAAGAAGGCCTATAGAAAGGCTGCAATGAAGAATCATCCAGATAAAGGTGGAGATCCAGAGAAGGTAAGCCTCTTGGTATTGTTAATGCCAGGGCATGTATTAACATTTAACAGCAAGGTTCCTAACTTGAGCAtgctaaaattttcaatttatagtCCTTTTGTTGTTCACTTATGATTTTGTGGAAGCTTTTGTGATTGAAATTTCAATCATTGAAAAATTACCTATTGTGGATTTTGTCATTGTCATTGCATTTATTTTGGTTTCATACTAAAATATACGGTTCTTATTTCAGTTCAAGGAGCTAGGTCAAGCTTATGAAGTTTTAAGTGATCCGGAAAAGAGAGAACTGTATGATCAATATGGTGAAGATGCCCTTAAGGAAGGAATGGGAGGAGGAGGAAGCTCATTCCATAAcccatttgatatttttgaatcaTTTTTTGGTGGAGCTAGCTTTGGTGGTAAGATGTTCATTTTGACAATAGTATTGTTTTAATCTGTAAATCTTTAATGTGTAAACACCGATAAGCTCACTATTACTATATCTCTTAATAGGTGGTAGCTCACGAGGTAGAAGACAAAAGCATGGTGAAGATGTTGTGCATTCTCTAAAGGTTTCCTTGGAGGATGTTTATAATGGCACAACAAAGAAACTATCTCTTTCTAGAAATGTATTGTGCCCGAAATGTAAAGGGTATGCACTTGTACTGATGTTGTGTGCCTCATGTCATTGTATCATACCATCTTAAATTTCGCATTTGAATAATTTCTCTCAGTTCTCTTTCCCATAAAGAAATTTCTGTTAGGCTGATGTTAAATTTTTGTTGTAGAATTTACCATGTGCATGTATTCTTATGTTGTAATGTTATGATTATCTACTTGGGTGATGTTGACTCAATTATTTATCCAATTCATGTGAAAAATCATTTTTCTATTGCTTCCATAATGACTAGCTCTTAAATATTTGATCCCACCATGATAAACTAGGTAAAGTATGCTAGAGACATTTATCATACAGCCTTTGTGTTGTGGTCAAGCTGTTTACACTTATTGAACTCTTATTTAGGTTTTAGTtacttcatatttttatttatttcactgATACTAAGGCATATAGCTAATAAGTGATGACAATTATCTGTATTTCAATTTTTGATAAATCAGGAAGGGTTCCAAAAGTGGAAATGCTGGTAGGTGTTATGGATGCCAAGGCACGGGTATGAAGATTACAACAAGGCAGATTGGACTGGGCATGATTCAACAAATGCAACACATCTGTCCTGAATGCAGAGGAAGTGGTAATGGAAGCTTCATTTTACTTTTTCCATTAACTTGATTTTTGCTGTACCTTCCTATACCTTATCTGTCAATTCATGCAGGCGAGGTCATTAGCGAGAGAGATAGATGCACTCAGTGCAAGGGAAACAAGGTCTCCCAAGAAAAGAAGGTGCTTGAGGTGCATGTTGAGAAGGGGATGCAACAGGGCCAGAAGATTGTGTTTGAAGGTCAAGCTGATGAAGCGGTAGGTAGAAATTACAGTTCAGAATTAAGCATATCGTtatcttttacttatgtatGGTTGTATACtatgttaattctttgtaaGATTGGCTAAAGTTAATCATCATAGTCCACTCCATGggtgttttttaaattaatgtatGCGGCCCTTTTGCAGCCTGACACAATCACAGGAGACATTGTTTTTGTCTTACAAGTGAAGGAGCACCCACGATTCAAACGAGAGCATGATGACCTCTATATTGAGCACAGTCTCAACTTGACCGAGGCTCTTTGTGGCTTCCAGTTTGCTGTCGCCCATCTTGATGGGAGACAACTATTGATCAAATC
This sequence is a window from Arachis duranensis cultivar V14167 chromosome 2, aradu.V14167.gnm2.J7QH, whole genome shotgun sequence. Protein-coding genes within it:
- the LOC107473170 gene encoding chaperone protein dnaJ A6 translates to MFGRGARRSSDNTKYYDVLGVSKNANEDEIKKAYRKAAMKNHPDKGGDPEKFKELGQAYEVLSDPEKRELYDQYGEDALKEGMGGGGSSFHNPFDIFESFFGGASFGGGSSRGRRQKHGEDVVHSLKVSLEDVYNGTTKKLSLSRNVLCPKCKGKGSKSGNAGRCYGCQGTGMKITTRQIGLGMIQQMQHICPECRGSGEVISERDRCTQCKGNKVSQEKKVLEVHVEKGMQQGQKIVFEGQADEAPDTITGDIVFVLQVKEHPRFKREHDDLYIEHSLNLTEALCGFQFAVAHLDGRQLLIKSNPGEVIKPGQQKAINDEGMPQHNRPFMKGRLYIKFNVDFPDSGFLSPDQCRLLETILPQKSSKQLTDMELDECEETTLHDVNMKDEMRRKQQQHYHEAYDDDDDEQSMPRVQCAQQ